Proteins encoded within one genomic window of Camelina sativa cultivar DH55 chromosome 19, Cs, whole genome shotgun sequence:
- the LOC109130946 gene encoding uncharacterized protein LOC109130946, translating to MAKAMEVWVGEMKKMSEKINPRNPLMQRNKTSSLVSKQQQGSEEERGLQQKTLREKEEAATMSELTVCLLMDRFVPW from the coding sequence atggCAAAAGCTATGGAGGTTTGGGTGGGAGAGATGAAAAAGATGAGTGAGAAGATAAACCCAAGAAACCCATTGATGCAAAGGAACAAGACATCCTCTCTTGtgtcaaaacaacaacaaggatcagaagaagaaagaggactTCAACAAAAGAcattaagagagaaagaggaagctGCAACTATGTCTGAGCTCACTGTTTGTCTTCTCATGGACCGTTTTGTTCCTTGGTGA